A window of Cryptomeria japonica chromosome 3, Sugi_1.0, whole genome shotgun sequence contains these coding sequences:
- the LOC131029196 gene encoding subtilisin-like protease SBT4.3: MGSNPSKSDVNSLKATSSVYLGMLKSVHGSYEEAKKSLRVSYGKSFRGFAAMLSPSYVQRLSDMHGVVSVFESKNLQPLTTRSWDFIGFPASAQTNHLDYQSDIIIGLVDSGIWPESESFIDKGIGPIPSKWRGGCNTTSGFPACNRKLVGAKFYRSSLRELPTGEYLSPRDSAGHGTHTSSTAAGNFIKNASLYGIAQGESRGGVPGARVAMYKACWSYRCNDADILAAIDDAIYDGVDILSVSIGFIFPRPYFQDSIAIGAFHAMKRGILLANSAGNSGPDIPSVINNAPWSLTVAASSIDRKMKTQILLGNKISIMGIAINTYTMEKQWYPLVYGGDVANVSGGFTSANSSYCQYSSLDHKKVKGKIVICNTDYLDSPDHSVYLADGVGAILISDASPNEASTFLNPASSITSKQAKIVLSYVNSTRSPVAKIKKTANSNGVAPIVASFSSRGYNPFTLDILKPDITAPGLEILASFIPNISISGWPEDKRRSNFNIMSGTSMSCPHAAGVAGFVKSYHQDWSPAAIKSALMTTAFELDSNLPGNRDAEFGYGAGQINPMKAIDPGLVYDAGVNDYMKMLCMDEAYNDTTLRLVTGDYSSCANITKVKNGARELNYPSIMVFTAPGRSFQAEFLRTVTNVGVAKSTYRAIVTSHSGIKVMVEPNILSFSSLNQKLSYVVTVKGGSLVNNTLLSGALSWSYAKYTVRSPISVFANSM, from the exons ATGGGCTCTAATCCGTCAAAAAGTGACGTGAATTCCCTCAAAGCAACTTCTTCTGTGTACCTTGGAATGCTTAAATCTGTACATGGAAG CTACGAGgaagcaaagaagtctttgagggTTAGTTATGGGAAGAGCTTTCGTGGGTTTGCAGCAATGCTTTCTCCGTCCTATGTCCAAAGACTATCAG ATATGCATGGCGTGGTTTCGGTGTTTGAGAGCAAGAATCTGCAACCCTTGACTACTAGATCGTGGGATTTCATCGGTTTCCCTGCATCTGCTCAAACAAATCATTTGGATTATCAGAGCGACATCATCATTGGTCTTGTGGACTCAG GAATATGGCCAGAATCAGAGAGTTTTATAGACAAGGGAATAGGTCCTATTCCTTCCAAATGGAGGGGTGGCTGCAACACAACATCAGGTTTTCCTGCTTGCAATAG GAAACTTGTAGGAGCAAAGTTCTATCGTAGTTCCCTCAGAGAACTACCTACAGGGGAATACCTTTCTCCAAGAGATTCAGCAGGCCATGGAACACACACCTCCTCTACAGCTGCTGggaattttataaaaaatgcaAGTCTTTATGGTATTGCTCAAGGGGAAAGTCGAGGTGGAGTCCCTGGTGCAAGGGTTGCAATGTACAAGGCTTGTTGGTCTTACAGGTGTAATGATGCAGATATTCTTGCAGCCATTGATGATGCCATATATGATGGTGTGGACATTCTTTCTGTGTCAATTGGATTTATTTTTCCTCGGCCCTACTTTCAAGATAGCATTGCCATTGGAGCATTTCATGCAATGAAGAGGGGAATTCTCTTAGCAAATTCTGCTGGAAATTCTGGACCTGATATACCATCTGTTATAAATAATGCTCCTTGGTCTCTAACTGTGGCAGCAAGTAGCATCGATCGCAAGATGAAGACTCAAATTCTTTTAGGAAACAAGATTTCGATTATG GGGATTGCTATAAACACGTACACGATGGAGAAACAATGGTATCCTTTAGTATATGGAGGGGACGTTGCTAATGTTTCTGGGGGCTTCACTTCAGCTAACTCTAG TTATTGTCAATACAGTTCTCTGGATCACAAGAAAGTGAAAGGAAAGATTGTCATTTGCAATACAGATTATTTGGATTCTCCAGATCATTCAGTTTATCTTGCTGATGGTGTGGGTGCTATTTTAATTAGTGATGCAAGTCCTAATGAGGCTTCAACATTTTTAAACCCCGCATCATCGATAACTAGTAAACAGGCAAAAATTGTGCTGTCTTACGTAAATTCAACGAG GTCTCCAgttgcaaaaattaaaaaaactgctAATTCCAATGGAGTTGCACCAATTGTGGCTTCATTCTCATCGCGGGGTTACAATCCATTCACATTGGATATTCTCAAG CCGGACATCACTGCACCAGGTTTGGAAATCCTAGCATCTTTCATACCAAATATTTCAATTTCTGGCTGGCCAGAAGACAAAAGGCGTTCCAACTTCAACATAATGTCAGGTACATCCATGTCATGCCCTCATGCTGCAGGAGTTGCAGGGTTTGTTAAGTCTTATCATCAGGATTGGTCCCCTGCTGCTATAAAATCAGCTCTCATGACTACAG CATttgaattggattcaaatttgccagGGAATAGGGATGCAGAATTTGGTTATGGGGCTGGGCAGATCAATCCAATGAAGGCAATCGATCCAGGGCTTGTTTATGATGCAGGTGTAAATGATTACATGAAAATGCTTTGTATGGATGAAGCATACAATGATACCACTTTGCGTTTGGTGACAGGAGACTATAGCAGCTGTGCTAATATAACAAAAGTTAAAAATGGAGCACGAGAGCTAAACTACCCTTCAATAATGGTTTTTACTGCTCCAGGAAGATCATTTCAAGCTGAATTCCTGAGAACTGTTACAAATGTAGGAGTTGCAAAAAGTACGTA